TAGTTCTGGGCCAGTTGTTGCACCTTCGGATCCTGGGAGGTCAGAAGCTGGTTGATGATGTAAGTGGCCGCGGCTGGGGAAATCCACTCCCTGGCATGAATTCCACTCTCAATGAAGATGGCCTTGTTATTAGCATTGCTGGTCAGCTTTACGCCCTTGATTGCGTTGCCCTGGGTGCTGCTGCCCATATCCAGTACGGTCACGCGATTTGGGTACTTCTCGGCCATTTTGTCCAGCCACTCGTAGATGGTCTTCAGGTGGAAGAAGTGCTGCCAGTCGAGCTGCGAGGCATCAATGCTTTCCGGTTGAACTTCGGCCAGATTGCGGTCGATCTTCTCCTGAAAGTTGTAGGTCTGACATGGAAAGACTCGTTTAGTTTGTAATTTATTGGTTGCTATTTCTAGAAACTTACCAACACTCTATGCTTGACCTTGTAGGTCTTCAGCAGATCAGCGATATCTGCCACGCGATGGGCCGCTACCAGAATGGACAACTTCTGGCCAATCTCGCGAGCATGGCCGATGAATGTGAGGCTGTCGCTCTGCTCCTCCAGCTTCTGGAAAAGTTCTATCTGCTCTTGGTTCTCGAACTCCACGTTGTAAATGCGGTAGTTGTCGTAGCGCGCCTGGTCCGGAGGATTTACGCGGCAGCCGGAGTCCCCAGCCACCGGGCATATTCCACTGTTCAAGTTAGTACCGCTCGCTGCCATCGCAACTCACAGAATGACTAACCATTGTGTTCCGATCCACACTGCTGgcatatttataattttatttcccaTTTTTCCACTTGGCGTGCCAGAGAACGAGCGAGAGGCGGCGAGAACAGCGGAGAGCTAGCTATTGCTATCGCTATCAGCCGAGTCCACATCCACAGAAGGGACGGCCAGCGGGAAGGGCTGGAAAACCTGAAATTCGTTTACAGCTGTGCGACTAATCCAGGGTTTCAGGCGATCAACTTTCGGAGAGACATATGCGTTATGACCATCATAAAACAGTTCCGCGAAAATTATCCTATTTCGATCATTTTTCGTTTGGTAATTACGATAATATTTAGGTCTGGATTATAGAGAACGCTGTCCAAACATTAAACTCtctatgtacatacatacatatgtaaaacGTTCTatattttggtatttttaaattaccGAAAAATTTATACtctttttctatattttattttatatttttattgtatttaagTATACGACTAAAATTACTGGAATTCATAACTTGGACTAAAATTcttttaatataatttctttataaaCTGTTCAATTGGAAATcgtaatcaaataaatatatcaaataaaatatcaaaattaGTATACATCATCAGTTTTATTAAAATGAATGTTAAGACTCGCAAAatcgaaaacattccaaactTAACTACTTTTTCTTGCCCCTGCCCAAGGTGAGAGTGTGCGAACCATTAGCCATCTGGAGCCTTCGACGCTGCAGCTCCTGGCAATCCTCCTCCAGCTGCCGACGGGCCTCCTCCAGTTGGGCCTTCTCCTCCAAATGCTCCCGCTTTAGCCGGTCGAACTTGGTGTGCAATTCCTTCTCGTTGTCCTTCAGCTCGTTCTCCTTCTGCTTGACCCGCTGAACGAACATTTGGCGCACTTCCTCCTCCTTGGCCTGCAGACAAGCCAGATGGTCGGATCGCTTCGTCTCGAAGGTCTGCTGGAAGGACACCGGCTGGTTGTTGCTGTCCACGTCCACAAAGCCCATTTGTTGTAGGCGCCGCTGGCGAAAGAGCTCATAGTGGCGTGTGTGAGTCAGTTCGCGCAGATCCTCCATGTTAGTGCGAATCAGCATCTCGCGCAGCTTCACAAAGTCGCAGTGCGCCTCGTTTTCTATGTGCACCGCTCCCCATGGATATTGGCGGGCACGAACCTGCTTTCCGGCCACCTTTACGAACTCCGTACTGCCAACAACGGCAAAGGGTAGATGGCCGTTCATCGCAGCATTGGTTTCGGACACGGTTTCGTCGTCCATGGGAAACTGGTAGATGCTCACATTGTTCCGCCGTAGTTCGTCCATTATGCGTTCCTTAAACCCTGACAGCTCCGACTTGGAAATGGTGTCGGCCTTTGCGATCACGGGAATGATGTTCACCCGAGTGTCAAGCTGCTTCATGCACACCAAATCCATAGCTTTCAGACCATGACCCGTGGGACATATGAAGTACAGGCAGGCGTGAACGCGTCCATCATGAGCACTGGCCATCGCCCGCTGGATCTTGAGCTCTTCCTGCAAATACGCTTCGAACTGGCTGTCCACGTACTCCACCAAAGCCTTGTAGCTGTCCGCTTTATTAACCTGGTCGCCGTATCCGATAGTGTCACAGACGGTCAGCTTCAGGCGGACGTTGCTCTCCTGCAGCTCGTACGTATTTGCCTTCAGCTTCACATTGGGCAGGCTGTGCGGGCTCGGTGTGGATCCAAAGCTGGTATTGAACAGTGTGTCCATGAGAGTGGATTTTCCGAGAGCGGTCTCTCCGATGCACAGGATGTTGAAGCTAAAGCCGTTCTGGACGCTCTTGTTGACCAGCTGGTCCGGTAGGGTGTCGAACCCCACGTGTCCGCCAAGTTGAAGGAGCCTGGGGGCTTTGACCGCCACCTCCTGCGTCTTCTTTTCAGTCAATAAATGAACCATTTCGTCAATACTTCCGTTAGAACAATGCCACGACCCAGCAGCAGGCGCCACTCTTTATACCCGGTAATCTCGTATGTGCAGCCTGTGTAAGCCCTAGTCCCTTTTCTTAATAAAGCATTTGGGTTTTCCTGCATCTGGTGGCGTACCGAGAATCAAACTGCATTTAACAGTTTTCTACCTGTGATTCCTTTTACCTGCAGCCTTGACGATTTTGAATGCGGTACCGCCTCATTTGTCAGTTGTCAGACAGCCCGACTATATCGATTAAAGTAGCTAACTAACTTTTATCAATTCCAATTAAACGATGGATTATTCGATTGACATGACTTTTATTTATCAGAAAGATAGTCTCGTAACAGTACATTTTATATATGATTTCTGGCGTATGACGCCACGGCTGGCTCAAATAAAGTCCCATCTGGACGTCCTATTTTCAATGACTTTTCCCACATTTGTGGCCATATATCGGCAATAATACGGCGAATGTTAAATCGGTCGCGATTATGAACAGTAATGCCAACTTTCAGATCTTAAACTTTTGAAGAGCTAATACTTAGAACGGTGatatcaatatttttatatttaaataaaaatagaaacatattaaaaactacattgaaaatatatatgattATAACTATGTCCTTATATTCATATGAATCAACCGTTTGGCTATAAAACGGGTAAAAATGGCTCGATAACATGAACGGAACAGCATTGGCGAAAGCAAAcactatttttatattaaaattcgCCGAAAtatattacataattagaaaCATATTAAAGACTactatgaaaatatatatgattATAACTATGTCATTATATTAAAATGAATCAACAGTTTGGCTATAAAATGGGCAAAGATGGCTCGATAACATGAATGGGACCAGCAACGGCGATAGCAAAAAcattatttgtatatttaaattcttCGAAATATATTACGGAATTAGAAACATATTAAAGACTACATTGAAAATCTATATAATTATAactatataattatattaatacGAATCAACCTTTTGGCTATATAGATGGCTCGATAACATGAACGGCCAACAATGGCGATAGGAACCACGTATCGTTATCGAATACCGCAGTTATCTTTCGACGCATACAGAATTTGCAAAGCCGGAGGAAATTGAAGAATCTGTGGAATATCAGAGACTTACTAGTAATCTAGCACTTAAAAATAACA
This genomic interval from Drosophila mauritiana strain mau12 chromosome 2R, ASM438214v1, whole genome shotgun sequence contains the following:
- the LOC117138272 gene encoding zinc carboxypeptidase — translated: MAASGTNLNSGICPVAGDSGCRVNPPDQARYDNYRIYNVEFENQEQIELFQKLEEQSDSLTFIGHAREIGQKLSILVAAHRVADIADLLKTYKVKHRVLTYNFQEKIDRNLAEVQPESIDASQLDWQHFFHLKTIYEWLDKMAEKYPNRVTVLDMGSSTQGNAIKGVKLTSNANNKAIFIESGIHAREWISPAAATYIINQLLTSQDPKVQQLAQNYNWIIFPSVNPDGYKYTFEHDRMWRKNRQLFGTCRGVDLNRNYPDHWNSTGSSSDPTRYDYAGPSAGSELETKRLIDFIRANADKEQIKTYIALHSYSQMLMFPYGYTKERVSNYDDLQEFGKKASAAIKAESGRDYVSGSLFETIYPSSGGSMDWAHSEAGIPIAYTFELRGPPDSQDLFILPAVEIQPTASEAFTAIRTIVEAAAEKGYYK
- the LOC117137584 gene encoding septin-2; the encoded protein is MVHLLTEKKTQEVAVKAPRLLQLGGHVGFDTLPDQLVNKSVQNGFSFNILCIGETALGKSTLMDTLFNTSFGSTPSPHSLPNVKLKANTYELQESNVRLKLTVCDTIGYGDQVNKADSYKALVEYVDSQFEAYLQEELKIQRAMASAHDGRVHACLYFICPTGHGLKAMDLVCMKQLDTRVNIIPVIAKADTISKSELSGFKERIMDELRRNNVSIYQFPMDDETVSETNAAMNGHLPFAVVGSTEFVKVAGKQVRARQYPWGAVHIENEAHCDFVKLREMLIRTNMEDLRELTHTRHYELFRQRRLQQMGFVDVDSNNQPVSFQQTFETKRSDHLACLQAKEEEVRQMFVQRVKQKENELKDNEKELHTKFDRLKREHLEEKAQLEEARRQLEEDCQELQRRRLQMANGSHTLTLGRGKKK